In a single window of the uncultured Pseudodesulfovibrio sp. genome:
- a CDS encoding ABC transporter ATP-binding protein, producing MPLIECRRASKVYVKGSQETAALTDLDLTIQQGEFTVLAGPSGSGKTTALNLIGGLDRPSSGSIMVHGKPLEKMPDNTLADFRLHSIGFIFQAYNLIPVLTAEENAEFILLLQGVPEAKRRRKVRDLFEELHMEHLLHRRPNDLSGGQQQRVAIIRAMAASPALIIADEPTANLDTKTSRKLLEIMVKINETRRTTFVFSSHDPLIIEYARRVVELKDGVLFSDTEHLG from the coding sequence ATGCCACTGATAGAATGTAGGCGTGCATCGAAGGTATATGTCAAAGGCAGCCAAGAAACGGCCGCCCTGACCGATCTCGACCTGACCATCCAGCAAGGGGAATTCACGGTCCTGGCCGGTCCTTCGGGCAGCGGGAAAACCACGGCCCTGAACCTCATCGGGGGGCTGGATCGTCCTTCGAGCGGTTCGATCATGGTGCACGGCAAGCCGCTTGAAAAAATGCCCGACAACACCCTGGCTGATTTTCGGCTGCATTCCATCGGCTTCATTTTCCAGGCGTACAACCTCATCCCGGTTCTTACCGCCGAGGAAAACGCGGAATTCATCCTTCTGCTCCAGGGTGTGCCGGAGGCGAAGCGCCGCCGCAAGGTGCGCGACCTCTTCGAGGAGCTGCACATGGAGCACCTCCTGCATCGCAGGCCCAACGATCTCTCGGGAGGACAGCAACAGCGGGTGGCCATCATCCGCGCCATGGCCGCATCCCCGGCGCTGATCATCGCGGACGAGCCCACGGCCAACCTCGACACCAAGACCAGCCGTAAGCTCCTTGAAATCATGGTCAAGATCAACGAGACCAGGAGGACCACGTTCGTCTTCAGTTCGCACGACCCCCTGATCATCGAATATGCACGGCGTGTGGTCGAGTTGAAGGACGGCGTCCTGTTCAGCGACACGGAGCATCTCGGTTGA
- a CDS encoding FtsX-like permease family protein, with product MLSFKLALRNLCRNRLRTLITFLGISLSLGLVQVYHNFTTGVYSYMVECGVRSGAGHIAVMRQGYLKRRAPELVFEPGSLPTEIAALTGVKTVIPRLHMTGLAQTGWGSRRISLVGTDMPEEATSNPFLKDIPPEIFAKGWAGRSALVGERLVKELKIGVGRPLIITVQSLDGEMVSERFKVRGVIRSGIRDVDRSLVMVSRKAASEMAGAPGQVNELSVVLDGADLQGTVMPQVNSALAPYPELTAAGWETTMPNLYSAIRWDYAGGIVLSTILLLIVTFGVTNTLLMSVMERLKEFGMIRGIGASGSLIRRMILAEALVLGAWAALAGSAIASLATWYLTVYGFDLRYFIPENLEFGGVIFSALLYARWDVPWMIRVSVFMVLLCLVASLYPALKASRVTPVAALRHN from the coding sequence ATGCTGTCGTTCAAGCTGGCACTACGGAACCTCTGCCGCAACAGGCTGCGCACCCTGATCACCTTTCTCGGCATAAGCCTGAGTCTGGGACTGGTCCAAGTCTACCACAACTTCACCACCGGCGTGTATTCCTACATGGTGGAATGTGGCGTACGGTCCGGCGCGGGCCATATCGCGGTCATGCGGCAGGGATACCTGAAGCGGCGCGCGCCCGAACTGGTCTTTGAGCCGGGAAGTCTGCCCACCGAAATCGCCGCGCTGACCGGAGTGAAAACGGTCATACCGCGGCTGCACATGACCGGGCTGGCGCAGACCGGCTGGGGCAGCCGCAGAATCAGTCTGGTGGGCACCGACATGCCCGAGGAGGCGACGAGCAATCCCTTCTTGAAGGACATCCCGCCTGAGATCTTTGCAAAAGGCTGGGCCGGCCGAAGCGCCCTTGTCGGAGAACGCCTCGTCAAGGAACTGAAAATCGGAGTAGGCCGTCCTCTGATCATTACGGTTCAATCCCTGGACGGGGAGATGGTCAGCGAACGATTCAAGGTCCGGGGCGTCATCCGTTCCGGCATCAGGGATGTGGATAGATCGCTTGTCATGGTTTCCCGCAAAGCCGCATCCGAAATGGCGGGAGCGCCGGGGCAGGTCAACGAGCTGTCCGTGGTTCTCGACGGGGCCGACTTGCAGGGGACCGTCATGCCGCAGGTGAACAGCGCGCTCGCCCCCTACCCGGAACTGACGGCCGCGGGCTGGGAGACCACCATGCCCAACCTGTACAGCGCCATACGGTGGGACTATGCCGGGGGTATCGTCCTGTCCACGATTCTGCTGCTGATCGTGACCTTCGGCGTGACCAACACGCTGCTCATGTCGGTCATGGAGCGGCTCAAGGAATTCGGCATGATCCGGGGCATCGGCGCGTCCGGATCCCTGATCCGGCGAATGATCCTCGCCGAGGCTCTGGTGCTCGGCGCGTGGGCCGCTCTGGCCGGTTCCGCGATAGCCTCCCTGGCCACCTGGTATCTCACGGTTTACGGATTCGACCTGCGCTATTTCATCCCCGAAAACCTGGAGTTCGGCGGGGTGATCTTTTCCGCGCTGCTGTATGCGCGATGGGACGTTCCCTGGATGATCCGGGTATCGGTCTTCATGGTTCTTCTCTGTCTGGTCGCGTCCCTGTACCCGGCGCTCAAGGCCTCGCGGGTAACCCCCGTGGCCGCATTGCGCCACAATTGA
- a CDS encoding FtsX-like permease family protein has translation MPDSDQQPHSSAHAMPSSVTLYLLVRMAFRNIARNKRRSLLTVSTMIMASSMLMVAMGVSAGKMSDMLTSATDQYHGHIVISGKGYKDDGNFYTHFGQSEVDVEGLERLPEVRGISPRLRCFGLLSHDKNTSSVEVLGIRPDKEATVTSLQTHLVAGHGFDESGNGALIGKGLAESLGAVPGDSLVFVTQAADGSIGNDLLEIKGIFATGNTRNDNALVLADLKWLQNVLVLPGEVHELAVSVKHPLEVSRSRDMIAKGLPDGLEARDWRSFLPEIRDAIVISHVTNGIIMVIMYLTAALCVFNTFYMSVMERSREFGIIMALGARPWNIRVMVLLESFFMGCVAVTFGIVLGFLFNWYLSGVGIDLSASVAPITYGGGTIMPRIHAVIHPLGQVLAALCLLIVCPVAGFVPANKAAKLTPVEVIRGE, from the coding sequence ATGCCCGATTCCGACCAGCAGCCGCATTCGAGTGCGCACGCCATGCCCTCGAGCGTCACGCTCTATCTGCTGGTGCGGATGGCGTTTCGGAATATCGCGCGCAACAAACGCAGGTCGCTGCTCACCGTCTCGACCATGATCATGGCCAGCTCCATGCTCATGGTGGCCATGGGGGTGTCGGCGGGCAAGATGAGCGACATGCTCACCTCCGCCACGGACCAATACCACGGACATATCGTGATTTCCGGCAAGGGATACAAGGACGACGGGAACTTTTACACCCACTTCGGGCAGTCGGAAGTGGATGTGGAAGGGCTGGAACGCCTTCCCGAAGTACGGGGGATTTCCCCCCGGCTGCGTTGTTTCGGTCTGCTCTCCCATGACAAGAACACCTCCTCCGTGGAGGTGTTGGGAATCCGGCCGGACAAGGAGGCGACGGTCACCTCGCTCCAGACGCATCTCGTTGCCGGACACGGCTTCGACGAGTCCGGCAACGGCGCATTGATCGGCAAAGGTCTGGCCGAAAGCCTGGGCGCGGTCCCGGGCGACAGCCTCGTGTTCGTGACCCAGGCCGCAGACGGCTCCATCGGCAACGACCTTCTGGAAATCAAAGGAATATTCGCCACCGGCAACACCCGAAACGACAACGCGCTCGTGCTGGCCGACCTCAAATGGCTCCAAAACGTGCTGGTGTTGCCGGGAGAGGTGCACGAACTGGCCGTGAGCGTCAAACACCCGCTGGAGGTGTCGCGCTCCAGGGACATGATCGCCAAGGGACTGCCCGACGGACTGGAGGCAAGGGACTGGCGTTCCTTCCTGCCGGAGATCAGGGACGCCATCGTCATCAGCCATGTGACCAACGGCATCATCATGGTCATCATGTATCTGACGGCCGCGCTCTGCGTCTTCAATACCTTCTACATGTCGGTCATGGAGCGCTCCCGTGAGTTCGGCATCATCATGGCCCTTGGAGCGCGTCCCTGGAACATCCGGGTCATGGTCCTTCTGGAAAGCTTTTTCATGGGCTGCGTCGCCGTAACCTTCGGTATCGTCCTGGGCTTCCTGTTCAACTGGTACCTGTCCGGCGTGGGCATAGACCTCTCGGCCTCGGTCGCTCCCATAACCTACGGGGGAGGGACGATCATGCCCAGAATCCATGCCGTCATCCATCCGCTCGGCCAGGTGCTCGCCGCCCTGTGCCTGCTCATCGTCTGCCCCGTGGCCGGATTCGTCCCGGCCAACAAGGCCGCGAAGCTGACGCCGGTCGAAGTGATCAGGGGAGAGTGA
- a CDS encoding outer membrane lipoprotein-sorting protein yields the protein MAAICLCTLLLAHTAWGSDLQALVRNVEQQYNGDSSHVLATMHIVTEQWTRTISMEGWSLGREFSLTRITAPAKEKGVATLKADREVWNYLSRVDRVIKIPPSMLGASWMGSHISNDDLVKANHVDLDYDLSLVAETDGYQKILCLPKTDAAVIWGKIIYTIRKPDDVPLEIEYFDDLGEKVRTIRFDDIKQVDGHILPMDMIVLPEDKPGEKTVLHYDSIHFDVPLKESFFSLRNLKKR from the coding sequence ATGGCCGCGATATGCCTGTGCACCCTGCTCCTGGCGCACACCGCGTGGGGCTCGGATCTCCAGGCCCTCGTGCGCAATGTCGAACAGCAATACAACGGCGACTCCTCCCACGTCCTGGCCACCATGCATATCGTCACCGAACAGTGGACCCGAACCATCTCCATGGAAGGCTGGTCCCTGGGCCGGGAATTCAGCCTGACGAGGATCACGGCTCCGGCCAAGGAAAAAGGCGTGGCCACGCTCAAGGCCGACCGGGAGGTCTGGAACTACCTTTCCCGCGTGGACAGAGTCATCAAGATACCGCCTTCCATGCTGGGCGCTTCCTGGATGGGGAGCCATATTTCCAACGACGACCTGGTCAAGGCCAACCATGTGGACCTGGACTACGACCTGTCCCTCGTGGCCGAAACCGACGGCTACCAGAAGATCCTCTGTCTCCCCAAAACGGACGCGGCCGTCATCTGGGGGAAGATCATCTACACCATACGAAAGCCGGACGATGTCCCGCTGGAGATCGAATATTTCGACGACCTGGGCGAGAAGGTCAGGACCATCCGGTTTGACGACATCAAGCAGGTGGACGGCCATATCCTGCCCATGGACATGATCGTCCTCCCCGAGGACAAGCCCGGCGAGAAGACCGTTCTGCACTACGACTCGATACACTTCGACGTGCCGCTCAAAGAGAGCTTTTTCTCGCTGCGCAACCTCAAAAAACGGTAA
- a CDS encoding acyl-CoA dehydratase activase-related protein, with product MNGVKPGVAWGIDIGSEFIKLVVISKESGGIRILSRRCIEHRNQPLELLSHLLEELEWNGDYPIAVTGRLSRSLTCLRIPTKAALARGVRFFHPDLVPGTVISMGSQGFSVLELHENGKDVLRENSRCSQGTGNFLSQLVGRFGLTVQEASELCRDVAEGVPLSGRCPVILKTDMTHLANKGEDRGAIVAGLYDAVCENVQALVKPGLSPSRAMLSGGVSLAPRVRRHFERFLLSRGMELQDTPETSSRYLEATGAALIAMERNSLPDAPSLVAEDLHKRTFEKVPSLREGLPRVRRLPVPETAFPQGSFQIFLGFDIGSTGSKAVGIDAASRVPVWEAYLDTQGDPVTAAQRLVARYFANTEGKHAVSGIGVTGSGREIVGSLLRTCYGVDPVLVLNEIAAHAEGALYYDARVDTIFEIGGQDAKYSRLENGNIIDAAMNEACSAGTGSFLAEQGRCFEGIADVVQMNEVALQADYGVSLGQHCSVFMAEVIADAVAEKVPQQAIIAGLYDSIAQNYLNRVKGSRSVGECIFCQGMPFNSDALAAAIARQTGRDVVVPPNPGTMGALGIALIAQRELPGAADLDLNAFLDARVLAKDTFVCVSNKGCGGAGNKCRIDRIETLVGDEKKRFMWGGGCSLYSAGGRGGGLPDNAPDPFRERRELIRQYEDRAATGAGKTVGLVEEFALKGLLPFFLSFFAGLGLRPKVISSGRSSTLKRGIEGANVPFCAPMTLYMGAVRELLEQESPDYLFLPRVRELPRQKDELHSVTCPIMQASPDLIRTALHQAEGPQLLVSRVDFGAENLDSDRFRASVRRIARELGLEAKWEAAYERACRTQREFDDRCLDMGRRALNFAREHGLPAVVVIGRNYTIHNDRLNSNVPLLLREQGAMPVPLDCYPIAESIPCFPEIYWGSSQLILRAAHQIAQTQGQYAVYCSNYSCGPDSFSLHFFEYLMEHKPFAIIETDGHTGDAGTKTRLEAFLYCVEGDGKRDRSGRQPHRSLADLRPDQMTVLEATGDNEILLVPRMGPAAEGVAALLRAYGVQAEALPPSSKESFRLGQQFTSGKECAPMTVTLGSVLDRIRQSPDPGQRFAYLMPSANGPCRFGVYNLLQRMILDGSGLQSRIRIVSPSDENYFAGVPLDFQLRTMACFTATDVLLRALHDARPVETVPGEAQRIYDNYYARMLTLLEDTVPATSARAAWGMLRDVFGLETLLCAAAEEFAAIKDARADIPTVAVVGEIYMRLDDYANGHVIEELERRGLRCVLAPFNEWLIYCTDNELQRFAENRELPGDSRSSARISKAIKAYIINRLYRAAGRKLGWHKPHAIDNVIKAAVPYLDPELVGEAVLSLGSPAEGFRLGEIDGVVAVGPHECMPNKIVESQLLFMQEKTGGHTLTVSVSGEPINPDILDRFAFEVRNTYEN from the coding sequence ATGAATGGCGTCAAACCAGGGGTAGCCTGGGGTATCGATATTGGGTCGGAGTTCATCAAGCTCGTTGTCATTAGCAAGGAGAGCGGCGGAATCCGCATTCTCTCCCGCCGTTGCATCGAACACCGCAACCAGCCTCTCGAACTGCTTTCCCACTTGTTGGAAGAACTCGAATGGAATGGAGATTATCCCATCGCGGTCACCGGCCGCTTGAGCCGGAGTCTGACCTGTCTTCGCATTCCGACCAAGGCCGCGCTTGCCAGAGGTGTCCGTTTTTTTCATCCCGATCTTGTGCCCGGCACGGTCATCTCCATGGGCAGCCAGGGATTCTCCGTTCTGGAGCTTCACGAGAACGGCAAGGACGTCCTGCGCGAAAACTCCCGTTGTTCGCAGGGAACCGGCAACTTTTTAAGCCAATTGGTCGGACGCTTCGGCCTGACGGTGCAAGAGGCCAGCGAGCTTTGCCGCGATGTCGCCGAAGGCGTGCCGTTGTCGGGCCGCTGTCCCGTCATCCTGAAAACGGACATGACGCACCTCGCCAACAAGGGAGAGGATCGCGGGGCCATCGTCGCCGGTCTGTATGATGCCGTATGCGAAAACGTGCAGGCCCTGGTAAAGCCCGGACTGTCGCCCTCGCGCGCGATGCTTTCGGGAGGGGTTTCACTTGCCCCGAGAGTTCGCCGTCATTTCGAGCGGTTCCTGCTGTCCAGAGGAATGGAGCTCCAGGATACGCCAGAAACCTCTTCGCGGTACCTGGAAGCGACCGGTGCAGCCCTGATCGCCATGGAGCGCAACAGCCTCCCGGACGCTCCGTCGCTGGTGGCCGAAGATCTCCACAAACGCACCTTCGAGAAAGTCCCCTCCCTCCGCGAGGGACTTCCCAGAGTGCGTCGCCTTCCCGTGCCGGAAACGGCCTTCCCCCAAGGCTCCTTCCAAATATTTCTCGGCTTCGACATAGGCTCCACCGGCTCCAAGGCCGTGGGCATCGACGCCGCGTCCAGGGTGCCGGTCTGGGAGGCGTATCTGGATACGCAGGGAGATCCTGTCACCGCTGCCCAACGCCTGGTTGCGCGATACTTTGCAAATACCGAAGGGAAACATGCCGTGAGCGGCATCGGCGTCACCGGTTCGGGGCGGGAGATCGTCGGCTCCCTGCTGCGAACATGTTACGGAGTTGACCCCGTGCTGGTCTTGAACGAGATTGCCGCACATGCCGAAGGCGCCCTCTATTACGACGCCAGAGTCGATACCATTTTCGAAATAGGCGGGCAGGACGCCAAGTATTCCCGGCTGGAAAACGGCAATATCATCGATGCGGCCATGAACGAGGCCTGCAGCGCGGGGACCGGTTCCTTCCTGGCCGAACAGGGGCGGTGCTTCGAAGGAATAGCGGACGTCGTGCAGATGAACGAGGTGGCCCTGCAGGCGGATTACGGTGTCTCGCTTGGCCAGCACTGCTCGGTTTTTATGGCCGAAGTCATCGCCGACGCCGTGGCCGAGAAGGTACCGCAGCAGGCCATCATCGCCGGTTTATACGATTCCATAGCCCAGAATTATCTGAACCGCGTCAAAGGCAGCCGGTCCGTGGGCGAATGTATCTTCTGCCAGGGCATGCCGTTCAATTCCGACGCGCTGGCCGCGGCCATCGCCCGGCAGACCGGGCGCGACGTGGTGGTCCCGCCCAACCCCGGCACCATGGGGGCCCTCGGCATCGCGCTGATCGCGCAGCGGGAGCTGCCGGGTGCGGCCGACCTCGATCTCAACGCCTTTCTCGACGCCCGCGTCCTAGCCAAGGACACCTTTGTCTGCGTCTCGAACAAGGGGTGCGGCGGAGCCGGGAACAAATGCCGTATCGACCGCATAGAGACACTCGTCGGCGACGAAAAAAAACGATTCATGTGGGGCGGCGGATGCTCGCTGTACAGCGCGGGCGGCCGTGGGGGCGGACTGCCCGACAACGCCCCCGATCCCTTCCGTGAACGACGGGAATTGATTCGGCAGTATGAGGACAGGGCGGCCACCGGTGCGGGCAAAACCGTTGGCCTGGTCGAGGAGTTCGCGCTCAAGGGACTGCTCCCCTTCTTCCTGTCGTTTTTCGCCGGGCTGGGGTTGCGCCCCAAGGTCATTTCCAGCGGACGCAGCAGCACGCTGAAACGGGGGATCGAAGGGGCCAACGTGCCGTTCTGCGCGCCAATGACCCTGTACATGGGTGCGGTGCGCGAGCTGTTGGAACAGGAGTCGCCGGACTACCTTTTCCTGCCGCGCGTTCGGGAACTGCCCCGCCAGAAGGACGAACTGCACTCGGTAACCTGCCCCATCATGCAGGCGAGCCCGGACCTGATACGGACCGCCCTGCATCAGGCCGAAGGCCCGCAACTGCTCGTATCTCGGGTGGACTTCGGGGCGGAGAACCTGGATTCGGACAGATTTCGGGCAAGCGTACGGCGCATCGCCCGGGAGTTGGGGCTGGAGGCGAAGTGGGAGGCTGCGTACGAAAGAGCCTGCCGGACACAGCGGGAGTTTGACGACAGATGTCTGGATATGGGACGCCGAGCCCTGAATTTTGCGCGGGAGCATGGCCTGCCCGCCGTGGTCGTGATCGGACGAAACTATACCATCCACAATGACCGCCTGAATTCCAACGTGCCGTTGCTGCTTCGCGAACAGGGGGCCATGCCTGTTCCGCTGGACTGCTACCCCATCGCCGAATCCATTCCCTGTTTCCCGGAGATATACTGGGGCTCGTCGCAGCTCATTCTGCGGGCCGCTCACCAGATAGCCCAGACCCAAGGGCAATATGCCGTCTACTGCTCCAACTACTCCTGCGGCCCGGACAGTTTTTCGCTCCACTTCTTTGAATATCTGATGGAGCACAAGCCCTTCGCCATCATCGAGACGGACGGGCACACCGGAGATGCCGGGACCAAGACGCGCCTGGAAGCCTTTCTCTACTGCGTGGAGGGGGATGGCAAGCGGGACCGCTCCGGTCGGCAGCCGCACAGGAGCCTGGCCGACCTCAGGCCGGATCAGATGACCGTGCTCGAGGCCACCGGAGACAACGAAATACTTTTGGTGCCCCGCATGGGGCCGGCCGCCGAGGGTGTTGCCGCCCTGCTACGCGCCTATGGCGTCCAGGCCGAAGCCCTGCCCCCCTCTTCCAAGGAGTCGTTCCGGCTGGGACAGCAGTTCACTTCCGGCAAGGAGTGCGCCCCCATGACCGTCACGCTGGGGAGCGTGCTCGACCGTATCCGGCAATCACCGGACCCCGGACAGCGTTTCGCCTACCTCATGCCTTCGGCCAACGGCCCCTGCCGTTTCGGCGTATACAACCTGTTGCAACGGATGATCCTCGACGGCTCCGGTCTTCAGAGCCGCATACGCATCGTCTCGCCGTCCGACGAAAACTATTTCGCCGGAGTCCCCCTGGATTTCCAGCTGCGGACCATGGCCTGCTTCACAGCCACGGACGTCCTGCTCAGGGCGCTGCATGACGCGCGCCCCGTGGAGACCGTCCCCGGAGAGGCCCAACGCATATACGACAACTACTATGCCCGGATGCTGACCCTGCTGGAGGATACGGTACCGGCAACATCGGCCAGGGCGGCGTGGGGCATGCTCAGGGATGTTTTCGGGCTGGAAACGCTGCTGTGCGCCGCAGCCGAAGAATTCGCCGCGATCAAGGATGCGCGTGCCGACATTCCGACCGTGGCGGTGGTCGGTGAGATCTACATGCGTCTCGACGACTATGCCAACGGACACGTCATCGAGGAGCTGGAGCGGCGGGGACTGCGTTGCGTACTGGCTCCCTTCAACGAGTGGCTCATATACTGTACCGACAACGAGCTGCAGCGGTTTGCGGAGAACCGGGAGCTTCCGGGCGACAGCCGGTCCTCGGCGCGGATTTCCAAAGCCATCAAGGCCTATATCATCAACCGTCTATACCGTGCCGCAGGGCGCAAGCTCGGCTGGCACAAACCCCATGCCATAGACAACGTCATCAAGGCCGCCGTCCCCTACCTCGATCCGGAACTCGTGGGCGAGGCCGTGCTGAGTCTGGGCTCTCCGGCCGAGGGTTTCCGTCTGGGGGAGATAGACGGCGTGGTCGCCGTGGGGCCGCATGAATGCATGCCGAACAAGATCGTTGAATCACAGCTTTTATTCATGCAGGAAAAGACCGGAGGGCATACGCTCACCGTGTCGGTCAGTGGAGAACCCATCAATCCGGACATCCTGGACCGGTTTGCGTTCGAGGTGCGTAACACTTATGAAAATTAG
- a CDS encoding SpoIIE family protein phosphatase — translation MSESLAERSGNILVHKASTGLERIVEDHARVLRRERQLLESTALLLASRIEGVLSGHSHVPMPADFIPPEVPLEELNKEYYRLRKDNRQQPLDVDFARTALRGEVSDSPLGRMGPLLADVKFRYPELILWVLVDMKDGARAVYPGVDEPPRGMWEMKRAHMARQLRDTLAWTQPRVDRETKRMAFEVIAPIRDAHGTLQGNLTLVVPVDAMLHENPHVSMFSDQAESLLVSSDVDAATKATRVKVVASQREKVTGHGHWWVREDTWLTSEDGVQFEGMAERLEARKAGVVGMPYKGNSALWAFAPIDDKGTALLLIVPESDIVKDARAAKEYIEAQVSKHNRSMGYVVVLVAVSVLVLSMLLSKLFTRNITALAGAVRSVAKGNFAVRTTIRSTDEVGQLGMAFNRMIPELKERVSLKNSLEVAQEVQQNLLPSEPPACSWADVAATSSYCDETGGDYYGFIPRSTPSGDGLVVAVGDVSGHGMQAALLMASVRAYLRCQLVGGAELDRAMTTVNGLVSDDVDETGRFMTLFLLELIDGGAKWVRAGHDPAILYDAEADTFEELQGDGLPLGVTHDVAFEVGSREGLKSGDIIVIGTDGIWEMQSETGEMFGKERLKDIIRQGAGDTSDQLIQRVVADLKAFRGNAAQLDDMTIAVVKIV, via the coding sequence ATGAGCGAGAGCCTGGCCGAAAGAAGCGGAAACATCCTGGTGCACAAGGCAAGCACCGGTCTGGAGCGGATTGTCGAGGACCACGCCAGGGTGCTCAGACGAGAGCGACAGCTCCTGGAGTCAACGGCCCTGCTACTGGCGTCGCGTATCGAGGGCGTCCTGTCAGGCCATTCGCATGTACCCATGCCCGCCGACTTCATTCCTCCGGAGGTTCCGCTGGAGGAGTTGAACAAGGAATATTACCGGCTACGCAAGGACAACCGGCAGCAGCCTCTGGATGTTGATTTCGCCAGAACCGCCCTGCGCGGCGAGGTATCGGACTCGCCCCTCGGGCGGATGGGACCGTTGCTGGCGGATGTGAAGTTTCGGTACCCGGAACTCATTCTTTGGGTTCTGGTCGACATGAAAGACGGTGCCCGAGCCGTTTATCCCGGTGTGGACGAACCGCCTCGTGGAATGTGGGAAATGAAAAGGGCCCACATGGCCAGGCAGCTACGCGACACCCTTGCCTGGACGCAACCGCGTGTGGACCGGGAGACAAAACGCATGGCCTTTGAAGTCATTGCTCCCATTCGCGATGCGCATGGAACGTTGCAGGGTAACCTCACCCTGGTGGTTCCCGTGGACGCCATGCTGCACGAGAATCCGCATGTCAGCATGTTTTCGGACCAGGCCGAGTCCCTGCTGGTGTCTTCGGATGTGGATGCCGCAACCAAGGCTACGCGCGTAAAGGTCGTGGCCAGCCAGCGAGAGAAAGTGACCGGACACGGCCATTGGTGGGTTCGGGAGGACACATGGCTCACATCCGAAGACGGCGTGCAGTTCGAGGGCATGGCGGAACGGCTTGAAGCCCGCAAGGCCGGAGTTGTCGGAATGCCCTACAAGGGCAACAGCGCACTCTGGGCATTCGCTCCCATCGACGACAAGGGAACCGCCCTGCTGCTCATTGTCCCGGAATCGGACATCGTGAAGGACGCGCGAGCGGCCAAGGAATACATCGAGGCCCAGGTATCCAAGCACAACAGGTCAATGGGCTATGTCGTGGTCCTGGTGGCCGTGTCGGTCCTTGTCCTGTCGATGCTGCTGTCGAAGTTGTTCACGCGAAATATCACCGCCCTGGCCGGTGCGGTCAGAAGCGTAGCCAAAGGCAATTTCGCGGTCCGCACGACCATCCGGTCCACGGACGAGGTGGGCCAGCTAGGCATGGCATTCAACAGGATGATCCCGGAACTCAAGGAACGGGTCAGCCTGAAAAATTCACTCGAAGTGGCTCAAGAGGTCCAGCAGAACCTGCTACCTTCAGAGCCCCCCGCCTGCTCGTGGGCCGATGTGGCGGCAACCAGCTCCTATTGTGACGAGACTGGCGGCGATTATTACGGGTTCATTCCCCGGTCCACGCCATCGGGCGACGGTCTGGTCGTTGCCGTGGGGGATGTCAGTGGTCACGGCATGCAGGCAGCGCTGCTCATGGCTTCCGTCCGCGCCTACCTGCGGTGCCAGCTTGTTGGCGGAGCCGAATTGGATCGGGCCATGACGACCGTCAATGGGCTCGTTTCCGACGACGTGGACGAGACCGGTCGGTTCATGACCCTGTTCCTGCTGGAGCTGATCGACGGGGGCGCGAAGTGGGTCCGAGCCGGACACGACCCGGCCATTCTCTATGACGCCGAAGCTGACACATTCGAGGAACTGCAAGGCGACGGCCTGCCCTTGGGCGTCACGCACGACGTAGCCTTCGAGGTGGGCAGCCGGGAAGGATTGAAGTCAGGCGACATCATCGTCATCGGCACGGACGGCATCTGGGAAATGCAGTCCGAGACCGGAGAGATGTTTGGCAAGGAGCGGCTCAAAGACATCATACGACAAGGAGCCGGCGACACCTCTGATCAACTTATTCAACGTGTTGTGGCTGATCTGAAGGCCTTTCGCGGAAACGCCGCGCAATTGGACGACATGACCATTGCGGTTGTGAAAATCGTGTAA